A single region of the Bacillota bacterium genome encodes:
- the aroB gene encoding 3-dehydroquinate synthase, which produces MKTLDVKSTLRTYPVIIENNLLNRLKDYLNPQLYYVIISDDHIPFAYIEKVKKACPKNELITFPQGESSKSLEEFSRIIAILLDKNIRKDSVIIALGGGVTGDLAGFIASVYLRGIPYIQIPTTLLSQIDSSVGGKVAINTDKSKNVIGNFYPPTKVLIDPVTLSTLEDRQFANGMAEMIKYGMIADKNLFDKIKNEDVKKDLEYYIFKSLEIKKRFVEADEFDDGIRQSLNFGHTFGHALEAYYRYQKYLHGEAISIGMVMVLSKNQVRQELVQVLKKYNLPTEDSVGIDDLKGYINHDKKNRNNLLKIVDVLEIGSSVITKSQYQI; this is translated from the coding sequence TTGAAAACTTTAGATGTAAAATCTACACTTAGAACCTACCCAGTTATTATTGAAAATAATCTTTTAAATCGATTAAAGGATTATTTAAATCCACAACTTTATTATGTGATTATTTCTGATGATCACATTCCTTTTGCCTATATTGAAAAAGTTAAAAAAGCTTGCCCTAAAAACGAACTTATTACCTTTCCTCAGGGAGAATCCAGTAAATCTTTAGAAGAGTTTTCAAGAATTATAGCTATTTTATTAGATAAAAACATCCGAAAAGATTCTGTGATTATTGCCCTGGGTGGCGGAGTGACTGGTGATTTAGCTGGGTTTATTGCTTCAGTATACTTAAGAGGAATTCCTTACATCCAAATACCTACCACGCTTCTGTCTCAAATCGATTCAAGCGTTGGTGGAAAAGTCGCCATCAATACCGACAAAAGCAAAAATGTTATAGGTAATTTTTATCCCCCCACTAAAGTATTAATTGATCCGGTTACCTTATCAACTTTAGAAGATAGACAGTTCGCAAATGGAATGGCAGAAATGATTAAATATGGCATGATTGCTGATAAAAATTTATTTGATAAAATTAAAAACGAAGATGTAAAAAAAGATTTAGAATATTACATTTTTAAATCATTAGAAATCAAAAAACGTTTTGTAGAAGCGGATGAATTTGATGATGGAATTCGTCAATCGCTTAATTTTGGGCACACATTTGGGCATGCCCTTGAGGCCTATTATCGATATCAAAAATATCTTCATGGAGAAGCGATTTCTATCGGCATGGTAATGGTTTTATCAAAAAACCAAGTAAGACAAGAACTTGTACAAGTCTTAAAAAAATACAATTTACCAACCGAAGATTCCGTTGGAATCGATGATTTAAAAGGTTATATTAATCATGACAAAAAAAATAGAAACAACCTTCTAAAAATTGTAGATGTATTAGAGATTGGTTCTTCTGTTATTACAAAATCACAATATCAAATATAA
- a CDS encoding aminotransferase class I/II-fold pyridoxal phosphate-dependent enzyme: MLNHIVGKHAENKKLESNILQISQEAKAMKLKYDDVINATVGMLHREEGKVFKFQVVEDLLRNLTDAEMYHYAPVRGTKAFSEGVFNWVFGKHQETIKEQFYYSVIPTTGGSGAISNTFYNFNDFNQKVLLPNHYWTPYENFAFEANIGLETFLMYDDKNRFNLKDFKEKAISLSDSQQRLCVLLNDPCNNPTGLCMSKEDWKEVILVLNEIAEKNIPVILIQDIAYIDYQLKSEEFSRDNFLTYLDLHPNILTVVVFSGSKTFSLYGFRIGAQIGLSKNKELVDQFLRVGDYSVRARFSSVSQPAMSIIGKVFSDPVYQKQFSDELIIARQLLKDRAILFMEEAEKHKLNILPYCGGFFISIETKNKNIFTDLVEEHVFVIQMGELIRIAISSLKLQEIPRLVEILKKHV, encoded by the coding sequence ATGCTGAACCATATCGTTGGAAAACATGCAGAAAACAAGAAACTTGAATCAAACATTTTACAAATTTCGCAAGAAGCAAAAGCGATGAAATTGAAATATGATGATGTAATTAATGCAACTGTTGGAATGCTTCATCGCGAAGAAGGAAAAGTTTTTAAGTTTCAAGTGGTTGAAGATTTATTGCGCAACTTAACAGACGCTGAGATGTATCATTATGCTCCAGTTAGAGGGACAAAAGCGTTTAGTGAAGGAGTATTTAATTGGGTTTTTGGAAAACACCAAGAAACCATAAAAGAACAATTTTATTACAGTGTTATTCCTACCACCGGAGGTAGTGGAGCCATTAGCAATACTTTTTATAACTTTAATGATTTTAATCAAAAAGTACTATTGCCTAACCATTATTGGACCCCTTATGAAAACTTCGCTTTTGAAGCAAATATTGGGCTCGAAACTTTTTTAATGTATGATGATAAAAATAGATTCAATTTAAAAGATTTTAAAGAAAAGGCTATTTCCTTATCGGATAGCCAACAAAGGTTATGCGTTTTACTAAATGATCCATGTAATAATCCAACCGGACTTTGTATGTCAAAAGAAGATTGGAAAGAAGTCATTCTTGTTTTAAATGAAATCGCTGAAAAAAACATCCCAGTGATTTTAATTCAGGATATTGCTTATATAGATTATCAACTTAAATCAGAAGAATTTTCAAGAGATAATTTCTTGACATATTTAGATTTACATCCAAACATTTTAACAGTTGTTGTTTTTTCAGGATCTAAAACATTTTCTCTTTACGGTTTTAGAATTGGAGCACAAATTGGATTGTCTAAAAACAAAGAATTGGTTGATCAATTTCTTCGAGTGGGAGATTATTCAGTTAGAGCAAGATTTTCAAGCGTTAGTCAGCCGGCTATGAGTATCATTGGAAAAGTATTTTCTGATCCAGTATATCAAAAACAATTTTCTGACGAACTAATCATTGCAAGGCAATTATTGAAAGATAGAGCAATTTTATTTATGGAAGAAGCCGAAAAACACAAATTAAATATATTGCCATACTGTGGCGGATTTTTTATCAGTATTGAAACTAAAAACAAAAACATTTTTACAGATTTGGTTGAAGAACATGTTTTTGTTATTCAAATGGGCGAATTAATTCGAATTGCCATCAGTTCTTTAAAATTACAAGAAATACCAAGATTAGTAGAAATATTAAAAAAACACGTATAA
- a CDS encoding adenylosuccinate synthase: protein MSKTIVIVGTQWGDEGKGKITDYLARKADVVVRSQGGNNAGHTILFDNQKFALHLIPSGIFNPKTKNIMANGMVINPKALFDEIELLQRNNVTNYQLFISDRAHVVMPYHIELDQLFESLKEGQAIGTTLKGIGPAYNDKTSRFGIRIGDLVRPNQLQNQLKNALAFINPVLITFNRKPFEFDKLYQEFLLIGEKIKPYIADTSLLLQKALDEDKKILFEGAQGTMLCLEHGTYPYVTSSSPTAASVPLAAGICPQAINEVIGITKAYTTRVGGGFFPTEFENEITHQIREVGHEYGTTTGRPRRIGWFDSVILRHAARINGLTGLSIMLLDVLTGIEKINICTHYELNGLPINYIPGNYEDFSKCIPIYKSYPGWTENISNVKSFNELPENCKKYLQAIEELVRIKITIFSVGPDRNQTVTLKKYFE, encoded by the coding sequence GTGAGTAAAACAATTGTTATTGTCGGAACACAATGGGGAGACGAAGGAAAAGGAAAAATTACAGATTATTTAGCTAGGAAAGCTGATGTTGTAGTTAGAAGCCAAGGTGGAAACAATGCAGGACACACCATTCTTTTTGACAACCAAAAATTTGCGCTTCACCTTATCCCATCAGGGATATTTAATCCAAAAACCAAAAATATTATGGCAAATGGTATGGTAATTAATCCTAAAGCCTTATTTGATGAAATAGAATTGCTTCAAAGAAATAACGTTACAAATTATCAATTATTTATAAGCGATAGAGCTCACGTTGTAATGCCTTATCATATTGAATTGGATCAACTTTTCGAATCTCTTAAAGAAGGGCAAGCTATTGGGACCACCTTAAAAGGAATTGGGCCTGCTTATAATGATAAAACTTCTCGATTTGGTATTCGAATTGGCGATTTGGTTCGCCCAAATCAATTACAGAATCAATTAAAAAATGCATTAGCTTTTATTAATCCTGTTTTAATCACTTTTAATAGAAAGCCTTTTGAGTTTGATAAATTATATCAAGAGTTTTTGTTAATCGGCGAAAAAATTAAACCATATATTGCGGATACTTCATTGCTCCTTCAAAAAGCTCTTGATGAAGATAAAAAAATATTATTTGAAGGCGCACAAGGAACAATGCTTTGTCTTGAACACGGAACATACCCCTATGTAACAAGTAGCTCTCCTACGGCAGCCTCCGTCCCTTTGGCAGCAGGTATTTGTCCTCAAGCCATTAACGAAGTCATAGGAATTACAAAAGCATATACAACAAGAGTTGGGGGAGGATTTTTTCCAACAGAGTTTGAAAACGAAATTACTCATCAAATTAGAGAAGTTGGACATGAATATGGAACCACCACTGGAAGACCAAGAAGAATCGGGTGGTTTGACTCAGTAATTTTAAGACATGCCGCAAGAATTAATGGATTGACAGGTTTAAGCATCATGCTTTTAGATGTATTAACGGGAATAGAAAAAATTAATATATGTACTCACTATGAATTAAATGGACTACCAATTAATTATATCCCAGGAAATTATGAAGATTTTTCAAAATGTATTCCAATTTATAAATCTTATCCAGGTTGGACTGAAAATATTTCTAATGTAAAAAGCTTCAATGAACTTCCTGAAAACTGTAAAAAATATTTACAGGCAATTGAAGAATTAGTTAGGATTAAGATTACGATTTTTTCTGTGGGACCGGACCGCAATCAAACCGTAACTTTAAAAAAATATTTCGAATAA
- the aroA gene encoding 3-phosphoshikimate 1-carboxyvinyltransferase: MNVLINPKPLSGTVYIPPSKSQSHRAIIAASLSKGKSVISNIIYSEDVLATIGAMEKIGVKFIKNTRQLIVSGIGRIVITDDNFIECNESGSTLRFVLPIFSLSKEKIVFTGKRSLFNRPMTVYEDIFKKLHLNYQKNENSIIVSGSLSSGVYEIPGNISSQFISGLLFALPLTKGDSKIIITGNYESKQYVDMTLDVLKRFQIVVTERNKTYYIKGNQVYHPANFQIEGDYSQLAFYAVLGQISGDILCKNIPFESLQPDQKIMEFIQKMKGNYELTETGILFKKSNTIGVVLDVSQSPDIAPILSILAALSSGETIIENAMRLKFKESNRLSSMFETLKAFGVSTEMGEDYLTILGQQELNGGVFESFNDHRIVMSIAIAATRATHQVMIKNAEAINKSYPNFFEDLEKLGADITYIEE; the protein is encoded by the coding sequence ATGAATGTATTGATTAATCCCAAACCATTAAGCGGTACTGTTTATATTCCTCCATCAAAAAGCCAATCCCACCGTGCAATTATTGCGGCATCTCTTTCTAAAGGAAAAAGTGTCATTTCAAATATAATCTATAGCGAAGATGTTTTAGCAACCATTGGTGCAATGGAAAAAATTGGAGTAAAATTTATTAAAAACACTCGACAACTAATCGTAAGCGGCATTGGTCGAATTGTTATAACTGATGATAATTTTATCGAATGCAATGAATCGGGTTCTACACTCCGATTTGTTTTGCCTATCTTTTCTTTGAGCAAAGAAAAAATTGTTTTTACAGGAAAAAGAAGTCTGTTTAATCGCCCGATGACGGTTTATGAAGATATCTTTAAAAAGCTTCATCTAAATTATCAAAAAAACGAAAATTCAATTATTGTCTCTGGATCTTTATCTTCAGGAGTTTATGAAATTCCAGGAAATATATCAAGTCAATTTATCTCAGGGCTGTTGTTTGCCTTACCTTTAACAAAGGGAGATTCTAAAATTATCATAACTGGAAATTACGAGTCAAAACAATACGTTGATATGACCCTCGACGTATTAAAAAGATTCCAAATCGTTGTAACCGAAAGAAACAAAACCTACTATATCAAAGGAAATCAAGTGTATCATCCGGCGAATTTTCAAATAGAAGGAGATTATTCTCAGTTAGCCTTTTATGCCGTTCTTGGACAAATAAGTGGAGATATTCTTTGTAAAAATATTCCGTTCGAATCCTTACAACCTGATCAAAAAATTATGGAATTTATTCAAAAAATGAAAGGAAATTATGAATTAACAGAAACCGGAATATTATTCAAAAAATCAAATACAATTGGTGTAGTTTTGGATGTTAGTCAATCTCCAGACATTGCCCCAATATTAAGTATCCTTGCTGCACTTTCTTCAGGAGAAACTATAATTGAAAATGCAATGCGACTAAAATTTAAAGAATCAAATCGCTTATCTTCTATGTTTGAAACATTGAAAGCTTTTGGTGTGTCAACAGAAATGGGCGAAGATTATTTAACCATTCTTGGGCAACAAGAATTGAATGGCGGTGTTTTTGAATCCTTTAATGATCACCGCATCGTAATGTCAATTGCCATCGCCGCAACGAGAGCCACCCATCAAGTAATGATTAAAAATGCAGAAGCAATTAATAAATCGTATCCAAATTTTTTTGAAGATTTAGAAAAATTAGGTGCTGATATCACCTATATAGAGGAGTGA
- a CDS encoding prephenate dehydrogenase codes for MKIGIVGLGLMGGSIAKSLKEKYEIIAYDISDISLNFALENNIIDKGYNTVDEFFKQTNIIYLCLYPHDVIRFVKQYQDKLLPNSLLIDISGIKSLLIDELTPVLRDDIDLVYTHPIAGREKIGVTYADQSIFMGANYVIVPQKHNLGSNIKRVTDFARFMGFKNVSLISKEEHDEIIAYTSQLTHILSLSLVHADKETYDTSKFIGDSYRDLTRIAMINEVLWSELFLGNKKHLIEKISDVIKELELYKEALNNDDLKELKKRMNEAKRKRLLIESSVKK; via the coding sequence ATGAAAATAGGTATTGTTGGCTTGGGATTAATGGGTGGCTCGATTGCAAAATCATTAAAAGAAAAATATGAAATTATTGCATATGATATCTCTGATATATCTCTTAATTTTGCCTTAGAGAATAACATCATCGATAAAGGTTATAATACTGTGGATGAATTTTTTAAGCAAACAAATATTATCTATTTGTGTTTGTATCCGCATGATGTAATTCGTTTTGTTAAACAATATCAAGATAAATTATTGCCAAACTCTCTTTTGATTGATATTTCTGGAATTAAATCCTTATTAATTGACGAACTAACCCCTGTGTTAAGAGATGATATTGATTTGGTCTATACCCACCCAATAGCAGGAAGAGAAAAAATAGGCGTTACTTATGCCGATCAATCTATTTTTATGGGTGCAAATTATGTAATCGTTCCTCAAAAACATAACCTCGGCTCTAACATAAAAAGAGTGACTGATTTTGCTCGTTTTATGGGATTTAAAAATGTGTCATTGATTTCCAAAGAAGAGCATGACGAGATCATTGCCTATACTTCTCAATTAACACATATCTTATCGTTGTCTTTAGTTCACGCTGACAAAGAAACATATGATACTTCAAAGTTTATAGGGGATTCCTATCGCGATTTAACAAGAATTGCGATGATAAACGAAGTTCTTTGGAGTGAGCTATTTTTAGGCAACAAAAAACATCTTATTGAAAAAATCTCTGATGTTATAAAGGAACTTGAATTATACAAAGAAGCTTTAAATAACGATGATTTAAAAGAATTAAAAAAAAGGATGAACGAAGCAAAGAGAAAAAGACTTCTTATTGAAAGTAGTGTGAAAAAATGA
- the aroF gene encoding 3-deoxy-7-phosphoheptulonate synthase translates to MIVKFKEGTQIKEIELLRSSLLKQGFEIHESIGSTVTIFGVVGDTTKFDPNSLYAYDFVDSVLRVQEPFKKVNRKFHPIDTIVDVCGVKIGGKNVVIMGGPCAVESEEQINIIAPIVKEAGAKILRAGAFKPRTSPYSFQGMGVEGLNVLKTVSLKYNIPIVSEIMSLDELPYFIETVDLIQVGARNMQNFALLKELGKIDKPILLKRGLANTIEELLMSAEYILAGGNQNVILCERGIRTYETSTRNTLDISAIPVIKKLSHLPIIIDPSHAAGRWEYIESLSKAAIAAGADGLIIEVHHEPENALSDGQQSLKPERFKDLVKKCKKVAEAVDRTLE, encoded by the coding sequence ATGATTGTTAAATTTAAAGAAGGTACCCAAATAAAAGAAATAGAATTACTGCGTTCAAGCCTTTTAAAACAAGGCTTTGAAATTCATGAAAGCATTGGATCAACTGTAACAATATTTGGTGTTGTTGGGGATACTACAAAATTTGATCCTAATAGTTTATATGCCTATGATTTTGTTGATTCTGTCTTAAGAGTTCAAGAACCCTTTAAAAAGGTAAATCGTAAATTCCACCCAATTGATACAATTGTTGATGTATGTGGTGTAAAAATAGGCGGAAAAAATGTTGTTATTATGGGCGGCCCATGCGCGGTTGAATCAGAAGAACAAATCAATATCATTGCTCCTATAGTAAAAGAAGCTGGCGCAAAAATATTGAGAGCCGGCGCTTTCAAACCAAGAACTAGCCCTTATTCGTTCCAAGGAATGGGCGTAGAAGGTTTAAATGTTTTAAAAACCGTTAGCTTAAAATACAATATTCCTATTGTAAGTGAAATTATGAGCCTCGATGAATTGCCTTATTTTATTGAAACAGTAGATTTAATTCAAGTAGGAGCAAGAAATATGCAAAATTTTGCCTTACTAAAAGAATTAGGCAAAATTGATAAACCTATTTTATTAAAAAGAGGTTTAGCCAATACCATTGAAGAATTATTAATGTCTGCAGAATATATTTTAGCCGGAGGAAATCAAAACGTAATACTTTGCGAAAGAGGTATTCGCACATACGAAACTTCAACGAGAAACACTTTAGATATTAGCGCCATTCCGGTTATTAAAAAATTATCTCATTTACCCATTATAATTGATCCCTCTCACGCTGCAGGAAGATGGGAATATATTGAGTCCTTATCAAAAGCCGCAATCGCTGCTGGGGCAGATGGTTTAATTATCGAAGTTCATCACGAACCAGAAAACGCTTTGAGTGATGGGCAACAATCATTAAAACCTGAACGATTTAAAGACCTAGTAAAAAAATGTAAAAAAGTTGCCGAAGCAGTCGATCGAACATTAGAATAA
- a CDS encoding 3-dehydroquinate dehydratase: MNFLIINGPNLNFLGVRETDLYGKQSYNDLVNFILDYGQLHKHHIEIYQSNHEGEIIDLIQENYVRFDGLIINPGAYTHYSFAIYDCIKSVPLKTIEVHLTDIYSREPFRKISVIKDACIAQVSGKGFNSYIEAIDIFTKGNIK, translated from the coding sequence ATGAATTTCTTAATAATTAATGGACCTAATTTGAATTTTTTAGGTGTTCGTGAAACGGATTTATATGGAAAACAAAGTTACAATGATTTAGTAAATTTTATCCTTGATTATGGCCAATTACATAAGCATCACATTGAAATTTATCAATCTAATCATGAGGGAGAAATTATTGATTTAATTCAAGAAAATTATGTTCGATTTGATGGTTTAATCATAAATCCAGGAGCATATACTCATTACTCTTTTGCCATCTATGATTGCATAAAATCTGTTCCTCTCAAAACCATTGAAGTTCATTTGACTGATATTTATTCAAGAGAACCTTTTCGTAAGATATCCGTTATTAAAGATGCCTGCATCGCTCAAGTGTCTGGAAAAGGATTTAATAGTTATATTGAAGCGATAGACATCTTCACGAAAGGTAATATAAAATAA
- the aroC gene encoding chorismate synthase produces the protein MNAFGQNIKITLFGESHGPALGIVIDGLAGGITIDETLIQNQLKKRRPKSVYSTSRIEDDEYEILSGIYEGKTTGAPITFLIKNTNTHSKDYFDNANSPRPSHADYPAFVKYNGFNDPRGGGIFSGRITSLFMIIGSISKQILNPKNIFVGSHIQSIKNIEDNSFDFAKINDSLIKKLETLDFPVINSDIEASMKELILSAKNDDDSVGGVIESAIINLPAGIGEPLFLSVESYLSSLIFSIPSVKGIEFGLGFNITKKYGHEVNDNYTIENHQIKTTSNNNGGILGGISTGMPLIIRVAIKPTPSIGKIQKSINLKTNELVDLEIKGRHDPAIVNRVVHVINSVLYFGILDLLLFSKPKEWML, from the coding sequence TTGAACGCTTTTGGACAAAATATAAAGATTACTTTATTTGGCGAGTCCCACGGACCCGCATTAGGAATTGTAATAGATGGTTTAGCTGGAGGAATTACAATTGATGAAACTCTCATTCAAAATCAATTGAAAAAAAGACGACCAAAGTCTGTATACTCTACTTCAAGAATTGAGGACGATGAGTATGAAATCCTTTCAGGAATTTATGAAGGAAAAACAACAGGAGCGCCGATTACATTTTTAATAAAAAATACTAATACACACTCAAAAGATTATTTTGATAATGCAAATTCTCCTAGACCATCTCACGCAGATTATCCAGCATTCGTAAAATATAATGGATTTAATGATCCTCGAGGAGGAGGAATCTTTTCCGGAAGAATAACTTCTTTATTCATGATTATTGGATCTATCTCAAAACAAATCTTAAATCCAAAAAACATTTTTGTTGGATCTCATATTCAATCCATAAAAAATATTGAAGATAATTCCTTCGATTTTGCAAAGATTAATGATTCCTTAATCAAAAAATTAGAAACCTTAGATTTCCCTGTTATCAATTCCGACATTGAAGCGTCAATGAAAGAATTGATTTTATCTGCTAAAAATGATGATGATTCCGTTGGAGGAGTCATAGAATCTGCCATCATAAATCTTCCAGCAGGCATTGGAGAACCTTTGTTTTTATCTGTGGAAAGTTATTTATCTTCTTTAATTTTTTCAATTCCCTCCGTCAAAGGAATAGAGTTTGGTTTAGGCTTTAACATCACAAAAAAGTATGGACATGAAGTAAATGATAATTACACTATTGAAAATCATCAAATAAAAACAACCTCTAATAATAATGGGGGTATATTAGGCGGGATTTCCACAGGCATGCCACTTATTATAAGAGTCGCTATTAAACCAACTCCTTCTATTGGAAAAATTCAAAAATCCATAAATCTTAAAACAAATGAATTGGTTGATTTAGAAATAAAAGGTAGACACGATCCCGCTATTGTAAATCGGGTTGTTCATGTAATTAATTCTGTATTATATTTTGGGATTTTAGACTTGCTTCTTTTCTCTAAACCAAAAGAATGGATGTTATAA
- a CDS encoding NAD(P)/FAD-dependent oxidoreductase, with protein MKKNYDVVIVGAGPSGAMCAYELSKKNPNLSILLVDKGHDIYHRICPILEKKIIKCPVQKNGFIGCLPHCSITNGFGGAGAYSDGKFNITAEYGGWMNEYLDAETIEELIRYVDSINLEFGAPTEITDPNTEKVKEIERKGLAVGLKLLRGQVRHLGTEVNLKILKNVYEYLKTKIDMIYKIEVKDIVVQSNVIKGIILETDEQIDSRFVVIAPGRDGSSWLSSICQNHQITTKANHVDIGVRVETNNEIMEEINENLYEGKFIYRTSGGNQVRTFCSNPSGHVVIENHSGTILANGHAYADSQLGSKNTNFALLVSHNFTEPFNQPNEFAHGVSKLANMLSNGAVILQRYGDLKNGRRSTEKRIREGFVKPTLKEAIPGDLGLVLPYKTMKSIMEMIEALDFVSPGVASEHTLLYGVESKFYSARPEVNNHFETKIKGLYFGGDGAGITRGLAQASANGVWIARDIVSKTN; from the coding sequence ATGAAGAAAAACTATGATGTTGTAATTGTTGGCGCAGGTCCTTCAGGAGCGATGTGTGCATACGAGTTATCAAAAAAAAATCCAAACTTATCTATTTTATTGGTTGACAAAGGACATGATATTTATCATAGAATTTGCCCGATTTTAGAGAAAAAAATAATAAAATGTCCTGTTCAAAAAAATGGTTTTATTGGATGCCTTCCTCATTGTTCGATTACAAATGGATTTGGTGGTGCTGGAGCATATTCGGATGGAAAATTTAATATTACCGCAGAATACGGTGGTTGGATGAATGAATATTTAGATGCAGAAACAATTGAAGAATTAATTAGATATGTAGATTCCATTAATCTTGAATTTGGAGCACCTACCGAAATTACAGATCCAAACACTGAAAAGGTAAAGGAAATTGAAAGAAAAGGATTAGCGGTAGGATTAAAATTATTAAGAGGACAAGTTAGACATTTAGGAACAGAGGTTAATTTAAAAATTTTGAAAAATGTCTATGAATATTTAAAAACGAAAATAGATATGATTTATAAAATAGAAGTAAAAGATATTGTTGTACAATCAAACGTAATCAAAGGAATTATACTTGAAACCGATGAACAAATTGACAGCCGTTTTGTTGTTATAGCTCCTGGAAGAGATGGATCTTCTTGGCTTTCTTCTATATGCCAAAATCATCAAATTACAACGAAAGCAAATCACGTTGATATTGGAGTTCGAGTTGAAACAAATAACGAAATAATGGAAGAAATAAATGAGAATTTATATGAAGGAAAATTTATTTACCGAACAAGTGGAGGAAATCAGGTTAGAACATTTTGCTCTAATCCTTCGGGGCATGTTGTAATTGAAAATCACAGTGGAACAATACTTGCAAATGGACACGCTTATGCTGATAGTCAATTAGGATCAAAAAACACAAACTTTGCTTTACTTGTTAGCCATAATTTTACAGAACCTTTCAATCAACCAAACGAATTTGCTCATGGAGTTTCAAAACTAGCAAATATGTTAAGCAATGGAGCTGTTATATTACAAAGATATGGTGATTTAAAAAACGGTAGAAGATCAACTGAAAAAAGAATTAGAGAAGGGTTTGTTAAACCAACTCTAAAAGAAGCGATTCCAGGTGATTTAGGGCTTGTTTTACCTTATAAGACAATGAAGTCTATTATGGAAATGATTGAAGCTTTAGATTTTGTCTCTCCTGGAGTGGCATCAGAACATACATTGCTTTATGGAGTGGAATCCAAATTTTATTCAGCGAGACCAGAAGTGAACAATCATTTTGAAACAAAAATTAAAGGATTATATTTTGGCGGAGATGGAGCAGGCATTACTCGAGGATTAGCTCAAGCGAGTGCAAACGGGGTATGGATTGCAAGAGATATTGTTTCAAAAACAAATTAA
- the dnaN gene encoding DNA polymerase III subunit beta has product MDFTILTDVMLNNLLIAQKALSTKTPAPYLQGIKLEVYQKEIIMITSNSDISIKLSIKDESLQVESIGDVLIPGKFFVDIIRKLDGDKIHLSVVDNNILRIVAGNSDVTLNLLNVEDYPELDFVMNDTPIKIDSKVMKSIIRQTTFATSAIENRPILTGVNIRVEGEKLVAIATDSFRLSQKMIDIPKNFENMNVVIPGKSLDELFKILELNLEEILIHLDHKSILFEYGNVLFQSRLLDGNFPETSRLIPLEFPIIVKFNKNDLFVAIDRASLLSQKDGASSIVKLHLRNDNVVEITSNSPEIGKVVEEVFPLEKAIGIPIKIAFSSKYFLDALKTFNSDEIYVKFTGEIRPFVIEADNDLGLIQLILPVRTE; this is encoded by the coding sequence ATGGATTTTACAATTTTGACTGATGTAATGCTTAACAATTTACTAATTGCTCAAAAAGCTTTATCTACAAAAACACCAGCTCCTTATCTTCAAGGTATAAAACTCGAAGTTTACCAAAAAGAAATCATTATGATAACAAGTAACTCTGACATTTCAATTAAATTATCAATCAAAGATGAAAGTTTACAAGTTGAATCGATTGGAGATGTTTTAATTCCAGGAAAGTTCTTTGTAGATATTATTAGAAAATTAGATGGAGATAAAATACATCTATCTGTTGTAGATAATAATATTTTAAGAATTGTCGCAGGAAATTCTGATGTTACTTTAAATTTGTTAAACGTTGAAGATTATCCTGAATTAGATTTTGTGATGAATGATACTCCAATTAAAATTGATTCAAAAGTAATGAAATCAATTATTAGACAAACCACCTTTGCAACTTCTGCAATTGAAAACAGACCGATATTAACTGGTGTAAATATCCGAGTTGAAGGAGAAAAATTAGTTGCAATTGCCACAGACTCTTTTAGATTAAGTCAAAAAATGATTGATATTCCTAAAAACTTTGAGAATATGAATGTCGTTATTCCTGGAAAAAGTTTAGATGAATTATTTAAAATTTTAGAATTAAATTTAGAAGAAATATTAATTCATTTAGATCACAAATCTATTTTGTTTGAATATGGAAATGTATTATTTCAATCTAGATTATTAGATGGTAATTTTCCTGAAACTTCTCGACTAATACCTTTAGAATTTCCAATTATTGTTAAATTTAATAAAAATGATCTATTCGTCGCTATTGATAGAGCATCTTTGTTATCGCAAAAAGATGGCGCAAGCAGTATTGTTAAATTGCATTTAAGAAACGATAATGTTGTTGAAATTACATCAAATTCTCCAGAAATTGGTAAAGTAGTAGAGGAAGTTTTTCCTCTTGAAAAAGCAATTGGCATACCAATTAAAATTGCATTCAGTTCTAAATATTTTTTAGATGCTTTAAAAACATTTAATTCTGATGAAATTTATGTTAAATTTACAGGGGAAATCCGTCCTTTTGTAATTGAAGCGGATAACGATTTAGGATTGATTCAATTAATTTTACCTGTAAGAACAGAATAA